A single region of the Yersinia entomophaga genome encodes:
- a CDS encoding MBL fold metallo-hydrolase, whose product MFKKGLVLIFSLYSSLSWGGFEVVALGVDGGVSDGNLTSYLIRSDTNPLYLGLDAGSVLPGIAKGLDKGNFADVTEQNAAPFTRQGYIFRQRINSYFISHAHLDHVAGLIIGSPEDSKKTIYGTAATVETLRNHYFNWRVWPNFTDSGSGTRLGTYRLQAPRPAQRFTIGLTRLIGEIYPLSHDQSPSSMLLIGQGDEFFAYFGDTGPDAVEKSKNLDQIWRILGEKVKQKQLKGMIIEVSYPNSVADGKLYGHMTPKWLLAELKNLAKYSGEGEQPLKDLPVVISHIKPSLQQGPDPRKVIVDELQQANDLGVKFILMEQGDSQQF is encoded by the coding sequence ATGTTTAAAAAAGGGTTAGTCCTGATCTTCAGCCTCTATTCTTCATTGAGCTGGGGTGGATTTGAGGTGGTTGCCCTTGGCGTGGATGGTGGCGTCAGCGATGGCAATTTAACCTCGTATTTAATTCGCAGCGATACTAACCCTCTGTATCTTGGTCTGGACGCAGGATCTGTGCTTCCCGGTATAGCCAAAGGCTTGGACAAAGGGAACTTTGCCGATGTAACCGAGCAAAACGCGGCGCCTTTCACCCGTCAGGGCTATATTTTCCGTCAACGCATTAACAGCTACTTTATTAGTCACGCTCATCTGGATCACGTTGCAGGGCTGATTATTGGCTCTCCCGAAGACAGTAAGAAAACCATCTATGGCACCGCCGCTACGGTGGAAACCTTGAGAAACCACTATTTTAACTGGCGCGTGTGGCCGAACTTTACCGATTCTGGCAGTGGCACGCGCTTGGGCACTTATCGCCTGCAGGCTCCGCGTCCCGCTCAACGTTTCACTATAGGTTTAACCCGATTGATCGGTGAAATCTATCCTCTGAGCCATGACCAGTCTCCTTCTTCGATGTTATTGATCGGTCAGGGCGATGAGTTCTTCGCCTATTTTGGTGATACCGGGCCTGACGCGGTGGAAAAATCAAAAAATCTGGATCAGATTTGGCGCATTTTGGGTGAAAAGGTCAAACAGAAGCAGCTAAAAGGCATGATTATCGAGGTGTCTTACCCAAACAGCGTGGCTGACGGCAAACTTTATGGTCATATGACACCCAAATGGTTGCTGGCAGAGCTGAAAAATCTGGCGAAATACAGCGGTGAAGGCGAGCAACCGCTGAAAGATTTACCGGTGGTGATTAGCCATATCAAGCCGTCGTTACAGCAGGGGCCAGATCCCCGGAAAGTCATTGTGGATGAACTGCAGCAGGCTAACGATCTGGGCGTTAAATTTATTCTGATGGAGCAGGGCGACAGTCAGCAATTCTGA
- the nei gene encoding endonuclease VIII — translation MPEGPEIRRAADKLAEAVIGKPLKQVWFAFPQLKPYQSLLLNQQVNEIQTRGKALLTHFSDGLTLYSHNQLYGVWRVVKAGETPQTKRDLRIRLETADQAILLYSASDIEIGPREVIEQHPFLQRIGPDVLDMALTENDVIARLLSPQFCRRQLGGMLLDQAFLAGLGNYLRAEILWLAALAPTHKPQDLPPEALQALASALLAVPRLSYATRGVVDENHHHGALFRFKVFNRTGQPCARCGEPIEKIAISSRPFYWCPACQH, via the coding sequence ATGCCGGAAGGCCCGGAAATTCGTCGCGCTGCGGATAAACTTGCCGAGGCGGTGATAGGCAAGCCGTTGAAACAGGTGTGGTTTGCTTTTCCTCAGCTCAAGCCTTATCAATCTTTGCTGCTTAATCAGCAGGTCAATGAAATACAAACTCGGGGCAAAGCATTGTTGACGCATTTCTCCGATGGATTGACGCTGTATAGCCATAATCAGCTGTACGGAGTCTGGCGAGTGGTTAAAGCGGGAGAAACGCCACAGACTAAGCGAGATCTGCGAATACGACTGGAAACGGCCGACCAGGCCATTTTGCTCTACAGCGCCTCTGATATAGAGATTGGGCCGCGTGAAGTGATTGAACAACATCCCTTTTTGCAGCGTATTGGCCCAGATGTGCTGGATATGGCGCTCACGGAAAATGACGTGATTGCGCGGTTATTGTCGCCGCAGTTTTGCCGTCGGCAATTGGGCGGAATGCTATTGGATCAGGCATTTTTGGCGGGATTAGGCAATTATTTACGCGCAGAAATTCTGTGGCTGGCGGCGTTGGCACCAACGCATAAACCGCAGGATCTCCCCCCAGAGGCATTGCAGGCGTTGGCTTCGGCGTTATTGGCGGTGCCACGCCTTTCCTACGCGACGCGCGGCGTAGTGGATGAAAATCATCATCACGGCGCATTATTCCGTTTCAAGGTCTTCAATCGTACCGGCCAGCCTTGCGCGCGCTGCGGTGAGCCGATTGAAAAAATTGCTATTTCTTCGCGTCCTTTCTATTGGTGTCCGGCCTGTCAGCATTAA
- a CDS encoding DUF969 domain-containing protein — protein MEQTVNFWPLIGIAAIIIGFLMRINAVLVVITAGIITGVAALMPIATILEKLGEGFLNTRNLPLILLLPLAVIGLLERHGLKERAQAWISKIKSATSGRLLIVYLFVREATAALGLTSLGGHPQMVRPLLAPMAEGAAETRYGELPEKVRYRLRAMSAATDNVGLFFGEDIFVAFGAIIFMHNFMLESGGIQTEPLHIALWGIPTAICAFIIHAYRLQRLDKQLAAELTALNQSALAEKGASK, from the coding sequence TTGGAACAGACCGTAAATTTCTGGCCGCTTATTGGTATTGCGGCAATTATCATCGGATTTTTAATGCGTATTAATGCCGTATTGGTGGTGATTACCGCTGGCATTATTACCGGCGTAGCGGCTTTGATGCCTATTGCCACCATATTAGAGAAACTGGGTGAAGGTTTTTTGAATACACGAAACCTGCCGCTGATTTTATTACTGCCGCTGGCGGTAATAGGTTTATTGGAGCGCCACGGCCTGAAAGAACGGGCGCAGGCGTGGATTTCAAAAATAAAAAGCGCCACCTCCGGTCGGCTGCTGATCGTGTACCTGTTTGTGCGTGAAGCCACAGCAGCGCTGGGGTTAACCAGTCTGGGCGGACATCCGCAAATGGTCCGTCCATTATTGGCTCCGATGGCCGAAGGTGCGGCGGAAACACGTTATGGCGAGTTACCGGAGAAAGTTCGCTACCGTTTGCGCGCTATGTCGGCGGCCACGGATAACGTGGGATTATTTTTTGGGGAAGATATATTCGTCGCTTTCGGTGCGATTATCTTTATGCATAACTTTATGTTGGAATCTGGCGGTATTCAAACCGAACCGCTGCATATTGCCCTGTGGGGTATTCCGACTGCGATTTGTGCATTTATCATTCACGCATATCGCTTGCAGCGTTTAGATAAACAATTGGCGGCAGAACTGACGGCGCTGAATCAGTCGGCATTAGCTGAGAAAGGGGCGTCGAAATGA
- a CDS encoding type 2 GTP cyclohydrolase I, with protein MRNTELETLINTELNTAAFQDYAPNGLQVEGRPEVQRIVTGVTASQALLDAAVEHRADAILVHHGYFWKNEPVVVRGMKRNRLKTLLTEDINLYGYHLPLDAHPTLGNNAQLARLLDIHVIGEIESLLPYGEFEKPINNQILKERLEKQLGRPVLHCGDHAPTDIRRIAWCTGGGQGYIQQAADFGVDAFVTGEVSEQTIHIAREMGVNFYAAGHHATERGGIKALGEWLANQHGFDVTFIDIPNPA; from the coding sequence ATGCGTAACACCGAACTGGAAACCCTGATAAATACCGAATTGAATACCGCTGCTTTTCAGGATTATGCGCCGAATGGCCTACAGGTCGAAGGTCGCCCTGAGGTGCAACGAATTGTTACCGGCGTGACGGCCAGTCAGGCGTTGCTGGATGCGGCAGTGGAGCATCGGGCCGACGCGATTCTGGTTCACCACGGTTATTTTTGGAAGAATGAACCGGTGGTAGTTCGCGGTATGAAACGTAATCGCCTGAAAACCTTACTTACTGAAGATATCAATCTCTATGGATACCATCTGCCGCTGGATGCGCATCCAACGTTGGGCAATAACGCGCAGCTAGCCAGGCTACTTGATATTCATGTTATCGGTGAAATCGAGTCGTTGTTGCCTTATGGCGAGTTTGAAAAACCGATCAATAACCAGATACTGAAAGAGCGTCTGGAAAAACAGCTAGGCCGCCCGGTTCTGCACTGTGGCGATCACGCGCCTACGGATATTCGTCGCATTGCCTGGTGCACGGGCGGTGGGCAAGGTTATATTCAGCAGGCGGCTGATTTCGGGGTTGATGCCTTTGTTACCGGTGAGGTTTCCGAGCAGACGATTCATATTGCTCGTGAGATGGGGGTGAATTTTTATGCGGCGGGTCACCACGCGACCGAACGCGGCGGCATTAAGGCGCTGGGGGAGTGGCTGGCGAACCAACACGGGTTTGACGTGACTTTCATTGATATTCCTAACCCTGCTTAA
- the pcp gene encoding pyroglutamyl-peptidase I has protein sequence MKNVLITGFEPFGGERVNPSWEVVKQLNDLQLSGVRVVAHQLPCAFGEALTSLNAAIDATQPVLVLAIGQAGGRADITIERVAINVDDARIADNLGQQPVDQPIVPDGPVAYFTRLPIKAMVQGIREAGIPASVSQTAGTYVCNHVMYGLLHRLHQQDNEVKGGFIHIPYLPEQAVNHPGSPSMSAQSVLIALEVAISVALQIEHDLHISGGATH, from the coding sequence ATGAAAAACGTATTAATTACCGGTTTTGAGCCTTTTGGCGGCGAGCGGGTCAATCCGTCGTGGGAAGTGGTCAAGCAATTGAATGATTTGCAGCTTTCCGGCGTTCGGGTGGTGGCTCATCAGCTGCCCTGCGCTTTTGGCGAAGCCTTAACATCGCTGAATGCGGCCATTGATGCCACTCAGCCGGTATTGGTTCTGGCTATTGGACAGGCCGGTGGTCGTGCAGATATCACCATTGAACGCGTCGCGATCAATGTGGATGATGCGCGTATTGCGGATAATCTGGGACAACAGCCGGTAGACCAGCCGATTGTGCCTGATGGCCCGGTGGCGTACTTTACCCGTTTGCCCATCAAAGCCATGGTGCAGGGAATCCGCGAGGCGGGAATACCGGCGTCGGTTTCCCAAACGGCTGGAACCTACGTGTGTAACCATGTGATGTACGGTCTACTGCATCGTTTACATCAACAGGACAACGAGGTGAAAGGGGGATTTATTCATATCCCTTATTTGCCGGAGCAGGCGGTAAACCACCCCGGTTCGCCAAGTATGTCGGCTCAGTCCGTCCTGATCGCGCTGGAAGTTGCTATTTCTGTGGCGTTGCAAATTGAACATGATTTGCACATATCCGGCGGCGCGACACACTGA
- the pxpB gene encoding 5-oxoprolinase subunit PxpB, giving the protein MQRARCYLLGESAVVLELEPPVTLASQQRIWGLADRLIHHPDVREAIPGMNNLTLLLENPQQTALDAIERLQRWWEESESLVLESRNIDIPVIYGGEFGPDLEDVARHTGLSPRQVVECHSSASYIVYFLGFQPGFSYLGGLPEQLATPRRGEPRLSVAPGSVGIGGSQTGIYPLATPGGWQLIGRTSLALFNPLEMPPTLLRPGDNVRFVPLKEGVC; this is encoded by the coding sequence TTGCAACGAGCACGATGTTACCTATTGGGAGAAAGCGCGGTGGTTCTGGAATTGGAGCCGCCGGTGACTCTGGCAAGCCAACAACGTATTTGGGGTCTGGCGGATCGCCTGATTCATCATCCTGATGTTCGCGAAGCCATTCCGGGCATGAATAACCTGACGCTGTTGCTGGAGAACCCGCAGCAAACGGCGTTGGATGCCATTGAGCGTTTACAGCGCTGGTGGGAAGAAAGTGAGTCCTTGGTACTCGAATCCCGAAACATTGATATTCCGGTGATCTACGGCGGAGAGTTCGGGCCGGATCTGGAAGACGTGGCTCGTCACACCGGTTTGTCACCGCGTCAGGTGGTGGAATGTCATTCTTCTGCGAGTTATATCGTCTATTTCCTCGGTTTTCAGCCGGGTTTCTCCTATTTAGGCGGTCTGCCGGAACAACTGGCAACGCCGCGTCGCGGGGAGCCTCGTCTGTCTGTTGCACCGGGTTCCGTTGGGATCGGCGGCAGCCAAACGGGTATTTATCCGTTAGCTACCCCCGGTGGTTGGCAATTGATAGGGCGTACTTCTCTGGCATTGTTTAACCCGTTGGAAATGCCGCCTACCTTGCTTCGCCCCGGTGATAATGTGCGCTTTGTACCACTCAAGGAGGGCGTATGTTAA
- a CDS encoding citrate synthase: MADKKATLTLTGEATIELGVLSPTLGTDVIDVRTLGSKGYFTFDPGFTSTASCESKITYIDGDNGILLHRGFPIDQLAKESTYLEVCYILLYGETPTPEEYATFKTTVTRHTMIHEQITRLLQGFRRDSHPMAVLCGVTGALAAFYHDALDVNNERHREITAFRLLSKMPTVAAMCYKYSLGQPFVYPRNDLSYAGNFLHMMFSTPCEEYKVNPVLERAMDRIFILHADHEQNASTSTVRTAGSSGANPFACIAAGIASLWGPAHGGANEACLKMLEEIKTVEHIPEFIRRAKDKNDSFRLMGFGHRVYKNHDPRATVMRETCHEVLKELNLNDNLLEVAMELERIALNDPYFIEKKLYPNVDFYSGIILKALGIPSSMFTVIFAIARTIGWIAHWNEMHDEGLKIARPRQLYTGYAERDFTSQIKK; the protein is encoded by the coding sequence ATGGCTGACAAGAAAGCGACGCTAACTTTGACTGGCGAAGCTACGATTGAACTGGGCGTACTATCCCCGACTTTGGGTACCGATGTTATCGACGTACGAACCTTAGGTTCCAAAGGCTATTTCACCTTTGATCCCGGTTTTACCTCCACTGCGTCCTGCGAATCAAAAATCACCTACATCGACGGTGATAACGGTATTTTGCTGCACCGTGGCTTCCCAATCGATCAGTTAGCGAAAGAATCTACCTATCTGGAAGTGTGCTATATCTTGCTGTACGGTGAAACGCCAACGCCGGAAGAATACGCCACGTTTAAAACTACCGTGACCCGTCACACCATGATCCATGAGCAGATTACCCGACTGCTGCAAGGCTTCCGCCGTGACTCTCATCCAATGGCCGTACTTTGCGGCGTGACAGGCGCACTGGCTGCCTTCTACCACGATGCACTGGATGTTAACAACGAGCGTCACCGCGAAATTACCGCTTTCCGTTTGCTGTCCAAAATGCCAACGGTTGCCGCAATGTGTTACAAATATTCCCTAGGCCAGCCTTTCGTTTATCCACGTAACGATCTGTCCTACGCCGGTAACTTCCTGCACATGATGTTCTCTACTCCATGTGAAGAATACAAAGTGAATCCGGTATTGGAACGCGCAATGGATCGCATCTTCATCCTGCACGCTGACCATGAACAAAACGCCTCCACATCTACCGTGCGTACCGCCGGTTCTTCCGGCGCTAACCCGTTTGCCTGTATTGCTGCCGGGATTGCGTCCCTGTGGGGACCGGCTCACGGTGGCGCGAACGAAGCCTGCCTGAAGATGCTGGAAGAAATCAAAACCGTTGAGCACATTCCTGAATTTATCCGTCGCGCCAAAGACAAAAATGACTCCTTCCGTCTGATGGGCTTCGGTCATCGGGTGTATAAAAACCACGATCCACGCGCTACCGTGATGCGTGAGACTTGCCATGAAGTGTTGAAAGAACTCAACCTGAATGACAACCTGCTGGAAGTGGCGATGGAGCTGGAACGTATCGCCCTGAATGACCCGTACTTCATCGAGAAGAAACTGTACCCGAACGTAGATTTCTACTCAGGTATCATCCTGAAAGCGCTGGGTATTCCTTCCTCCATGTTTACCGTGATCTTTGCTATCGCCCGTACCATAGGCTGGATTGCTCACTGGAACGAAATGCATGATGAAGGCCTGAAAATCGCTCGTCCTCGCCAGCTGTACACCGGCTACGCAGAACGCGATTTCACTAGCCAAATCAAGAAGTAA
- a CDS encoding DUF979 domain-containing protein, protein MIFQQQYLYWLAGVVLLIVALMSFRDKANPRRITTGLFWGLYGLFFLVGDWTYRLANSLGGDGPDEKRILNITVGVVVVIMALIAGFGGVRLGSYHQRTPVEREVSAKKLGNRLFIPALAIPVVTVIGVLLFNNIPALDLWVFGSGNHATLVTLFSMTLGCVLGLIIAVVMTKETAAQPVQEARRLLDSIGWAFILPQILATLGLLFTTAGVGTAIAHLTQEYLAVDHRFIAVAVYAIGMAVLTMIMGNAFAAFPIVTAGIGIPILVSQHGGNPAVMAAIGMFSGYCGTLMTPMAANFNIVPAALLELPDKNAVIKAQIPTGVTLLIVNVFLLYFLMFL, encoded by the coding sequence ATGATTTTCCAACAACAATATCTCTATTGGCTGGCGGGCGTAGTGCTGCTGATTGTCGCCTTGATGTCATTTCGCGATAAAGCTAACCCGCGTCGAATTACCACCGGTTTGTTTTGGGGATTGTACGGACTGTTTTTTCTGGTAGGAGACTGGACGTACCGTTTGGCCAATTCGCTGGGCGGCGACGGTCCGGATGAAAAACGCATTCTGAATATCACCGTGGGCGTGGTGGTGGTCATTATGGCGCTGATCGCCGGTTTTGGTGGCGTTCGATTGGGTAGCTATCATCAGCGCACGCCGGTGGAACGCGAAGTGAGCGCTAAGAAACTGGGGAACCGCCTGTTTATTCCAGCGCTGGCAATTCCAGTCGTGACGGTTATTGGCGTACTGTTATTCAACAACATTCCAGCGTTAGATTTGTGGGTGTTTGGTAGCGGTAACCATGCCACTTTGGTGACGCTGTTCTCTATGACTCTAGGCTGTGTGCTCGGCCTGATTATTGCCGTGGTGATGACGAAAGAAACCGCCGCGCAGCCGGTTCAGGAAGCGCGGCGTTTACTGGATTCCATCGGTTGGGCCTTTATTCTGCCGCAGATATTAGCCACTTTAGGCCTGTTATTCACCACCGCAGGCGTGGGAACGGCGATTGCTCATTTGACGCAAGAATATCTGGCTGTCGATCATCGCTTTATCGCCGTAGCCGTCTATGCTATCGGCATGGCGGTGCTCACCATGATTATGGGGAATGCGTTTGCGGCATTCCCCATTGTCACCGCTGGGATCGGGATCCCAATTCTGGTATCACAGCACGGCGGTAATCCGGCAGTTATGGCGGCTATCGGGATGTTTTCCGGCTATTGCGGCACGCTAATGACGCCAATGGCAGCTAACTTTAATATCGTTCCGGCAGCGTTACTGGAGTTGCCTGACAAGAATGCGGTGATTAAGGCGCAGATTCCAACCGGCGTAACTTTATTGATTGTTAACGTATTCTTACTGTATTTCCTGATGTTCCTGTAG
- the pxpA gene encoding 5-oxoprolinase subunit PxpA, with translation MKVDLNADLGEGCANDRELLQLVSSANIACGFHAGDAEIMRQSVRWALEFRVAIGAHPSFPDRENFGRTAMQLPPETVYAQVIYQLGALAAIVRAEGGRMQHVKPHGMLYNQAAKDPQLADAIAQAVKAVDSNLRLVGLAGSELILAGQRAGLSTRQEVFADRRYQADGSLVPRNEPDALIESDELALSQTLEMVQQRRVQSRDGIWVPVQADTVCVHGDGAHALAFARRLYDSFIQKNISISAS, from the coding sequence ATGAAAGTAGATTTAAACGCAGATTTGGGTGAAGGCTGCGCCAACGATCGTGAATTATTGCAGTTAGTCAGTTCCGCTAATATCGCCTGCGGTTTCCATGCGGGAGACGCTGAAATTATGCGCCAGTCGGTTCGTTGGGCGTTGGAGTTTCGCGTGGCTATTGGCGCTCATCCCAGCTTTCCCGATCGGGAGAACTTTGGCCGCACCGCGATGCAACTGCCGCCAGAAACCGTCTATGCGCAGGTGATTTATCAGCTCGGCGCGTTGGCGGCTATCGTGAGGGCGGAGGGCGGGCGTATGCAGCACGTAAAGCCCCACGGCATGCTGTATAACCAGGCGGCGAAAGATCCGCAGTTGGCAGACGCCATTGCTCAGGCGGTGAAAGCCGTCGATTCCAATTTGCGTTTGGTTGGATTGGCGGGTAGCGAATTAATTCTTGCTGGGCAGCGCGCGGGTTTATCTACCCGACAGGAAGTTTTTGCCGATCGTCGTTATCAGGCCGATGGTTCGCTGGTTCCGCGCAACGAGCCGGATGCGTTGATTGAAAGCGATGAACTGGCATTATCTCAAACGCTGGAAATGGTACAGCAGCGGCGGGTTCAGTCCCGTGACGGCATTTGGGTGCCGGTACAGGCAGATACCGTTTGTGTTCACGGTGATGGCGCGCACGCATTGGCTTTTGCTCGTCGCCTCTATGACAGTTTTATACAGAAAAATATCAGCATCAGTGCGAGTTGA
- the pxpC gene encoding 5-oxoprolinase subunit PxpC, translating to MLKIIRAGIYTTIQDEGRPGFRRLGISQGGALDLPALKMANMLVGNAPAAAGLEITLGQFCAEFTQTGWIALTGAGCDARLDDQLLWTGWRYPVKAGQRIQLNVPLRGMRSYLAISGGIDVPEMLGSRSTDLKAGFGGHQGRLIKEGDELPLGKASRLPKESVGIKQLLFGNRVRAVPGPEYHEFSSSAQEAFWRSAWQLSPQSNRMGYRLTGGELSRNTAREMLSHGLLPGVVQVPHNGQPIVLMADAQTTGGYPRIACVIEADLFHLAQIRLGEPVHFVKCTLEDALKAKAEQQLYLQQIERGLAAGFHPVEAK from the coding sequence ATGTTAAAAATTATTCGCGCCGGTATTTACACCACTATTCAGGATGAAGGCCGTCCCGGTTTTCGCCGTTTGGGTATCAGTCAGGGCGGGGCACTGGATTTACCCGCGCTGAAAATGGCTAATATGTTGGTGGGGAATGCCCCCGCTGCCGCAGGATTGGAAATTACGCTGGGGCAGTTTTGTGCCGAATTTACTCAGACAGGCTGGATCGCACTAACTGGCGCGGGCTGTGATGCCAGGCTCGACGACCAATTACTGTGGACCGGCTGGCGTTATCCGGTGAAAGCGGGCCAGCGTATTCAACTTAATGTCCCATTGCGGGGAATGCGCAGTTATCTGGCGATCTCCGGCGGTATTGACGTGCCTGAAATGCTTGGCTCGCGCAGCACTGATCTGAAAGCCGGATTTGGCGGTCATCAAGGGCGGTTGATTAAAGAGGGCGACGAATTGCCGTTGGGCAAAGCGAGCCGTTTACCTAAGGAATCCGTTGGCATTAAACAATTACTGTTTGGTAATCGAGTGCGGGCGGTGCCGGGGCCGGAATATCACGAGTTTTCGTCCAGTGCGCAAGAGGCGTTTTGGCGCAGTGCGTGGCAGCTGAGCCCGCAAAGTAATCGGATGGGCTACCGTCTGACCGGCGGCGAGTTATCCCGCAATACCGCGCGGGAAATGTTATCCCACGGTTTACTGCCCGGAGTGGTGCAGGTGCCGCATAACGGCCAGCCAATTGTATTAATGGCAGATGCGCAAACTACGGGCGGTTATCCGCGAATTGCCTGCGTGATCGAAGCCGATCTCTTCCATTTGGCGCAAATTCGTTTGGGAGAACCGGTGCATTTTGTCAAATGTACGCTGGAGGACGCTTTGAAAGCCAAAGCCGAACAACAGCTGTATTTGCAACAGATTGAACGGGGTTTAGCCGCGGGTTTCCACCCGGTGGAGGCCAAATGA